From the Paenibacillus sp. FSL H8-0548 genome, one window contains:
- the rpsL gene encoding 30S ribosomal protein S12 — protein MPTINQLVRKGRQAKVVKSKSPALQKGFNALKREATNMSAPQKRGVCTRVGTMTPRKPNSALRKYARVRLTNRLEVTAYIPGIGHNLQEHSVVLIRGGKVKDLAGVRYHIVRGALDTAGVNNRMQARSKYGTKRPKAKKS, from the coding sequence ATGCCAACAATTAACCAACTAGTCCGTAAAGGACGCCAAGCGAAAGTCGTTAAATCGAAATCGCCGGCATTGCAAAAAGGTTTCAACGCATTGAAACGTGAAGCTACAAACATGAGCGCTCCTCAAAAACGTGGTGTGTGCACTCGTGTAGGTACTATGACTCCAAGGAAACCGAACTCCGCACTTCGTAAATATGCTCGTGTTCGTTTAACGAACCGTTTAGAGGTTACGGCTTACATTCCGGGTATCGGACACAACTTGCAAGAGCATAGCGTTGTTTTGATCCGTGGTGGTAAAGTAAAAGACTTAGCAGGAGTACGTTATCATATCGTTCGCGGCGCACTTGATACTGCGGGTGTTAACAACCGTATGCAAGCTCGTTCGAAATACGGTACAAAACGTCCTAAAGCTAAAAAATCATAA
- a CDS encoding ribosomal L7Ae/L30e/S12e/Gadd45 family protein has protein sequence MQFRVGAKQTAKMLEHQRAIEVYVARDADPQMKDKIIHLCERAGVPIKWIDTMEELGETCGIDIGAAMAALVNEEE, from the coding sequence ATGCAATTCAGAGTCGGCGCAAAGCAGACAGCCAAGATGCTCGAGCACCAAAGAGCGATTGAAGTCTATGTTGCACGTGATGCAGATCCGCAGATGAAGGATAAGATTATTCATCTATGTGAGCGGGCGGGAGTTCCAATAAAATGGATCGATACGATGGAAGAACTAGGGGAAACCTGTGGAATCGATATCGGGGCCGCAATGGCAGCACTCGTAAACGAAGAAGAATAA
- the rpoC gene encoding DNA-directed RNA polymerase subunit beta': MLDVNNFEYMKIGLASPDKIRSWSRGEVKKPETINYRTLKPEKEGLFCEKIFGPTKDWECHCGKYKRVRYKGVVCDRCGVEVTRAKVRRERMGHIELAAPVSHIWYFKGIPSRMGLALDMSPRSLEEIIYFASYVVTDPGDTPLERKQLLSEKEYRSYREKYGYGFHAGMGAEAVKKLLQDIDVEKELEQLKEELRTAQGQRRNRAIKRLEVVEAFRNSGNKPDWMILDVLPVIPPELRPMVQLDGGRFATSDLNDLYRRVINRNNRLKRLLDLGAPDIIVQNEKRMLQEAVDALIDNGRRGRPVTGPGNRPLKSLSHMLKGKQGRFRQNLLGKRVDYSGRSVIVVGPNLKMFQCGLPKEMALELFKPFVMKELVNKGLAHNIKSAKRKVERVSPEVWDVLEEVIKEHPVLLNRAPTLHRLGIQAFEPILVEGRAIKLHPLVCTAYNADFDGDQMAVHVPLSAEAQAEARLLMLASGNILNPKDGKPVVTPSQDMVLGSFYLTMDNKEAKGSGSVFGTINEAISAYQRGIVSLHARIFIPVRVLKKVNFTEQQQASLLVTTVGKVIFNEIFPEDFPYINEATKTNLLQGTPDKYFVYEKGADLPKFLDAIETPGAVGKDYLALVIAECFRQYHTTLTAMLLDRIKQLGFTYSTKAGITIGVSDVIIPKEKDEIMKRSDDKVATVMNQYRRGLITNEERYDRIITIWGKCKDEITEVLMKSMDRYNNIMLMVDSKARGNKSQITQLGGMRGLMANPSGRIIELPIKSNFREGLTVLEYFISTHGARKGLADTALRTADSGYLTRRLVDVAQDVIVREDDCGTDKGFSVSKIQDGKEVIEDLYDRIEGRYAFETVRNPKTGEIIVNRSELIDSNKADAIIDAGVEKLQIRSVLSCRARHGVCKICYGRNLATGKHVEIGEAVGIIAAQSIGEPGTQLTMRTFHTGGVAGDDITQGLPRIQELFEARNPKGQAIISELDGVIKEIREAKDRREIEVQGEAESKVYAVTYGSRIRVTQGQQIEAGDELTDGSIDPKDMLRIKGIRGVQNYILQEVQRVYRNQGVEINDKHVEVMIKQMLRKIRIVDAGGTTLLPGAFVDIHEYESQNRAAIFADLEPAVAKPVLLGITKASLETDSFLSAASFQETTRVLTDAAIKGKVDQLLGLKENVIIGKLIPAGTGMARYRNIRLAGLEDEAITKVEGELETEAVTVD; the protein is encoded by the coding sequence TTGTTGGACGTGAACAACTTCGAGTATATGAAAATCGGTCTGGCTTCGCCGGATAAAATTCGCTCGTGGTCCCGCGGAGAAGTTAAAAAGCCGGAGACGATCAACTATAGGACCTTAAAGCCGGAGAAGGAAGGTCTCTTCTGCGAGAAAATTTTTGGACCTACGAAAGACTGGGAATGTCATTGCGGTAAATACAAACGTGTACGCTATAAAGGTGTTGTTTGTGATCGTTGTGGTGTTGAAGTAACTCGGGCTAAAGTTCGTCGTGAACGTATGGGTCATATCGAGCTTGCTGCGCCAGTATCTCATATTTGGTATTTCAAAGGGATTCCAAGCCGCATGGGTCTTGCACTAGATATGTCCCCTCGCTCGCTCGAGGAGATTATCTATTTTGCATCTTATGTAGTTACAGATCCAGGTGATACCCCGCTTGAGAGAAAACAACTGCTGTCTGAGAAAGAATACCGCAGCTATCGTGAGAAATACGGCTACGGTTTCCACGCAGGTATGGGTGCTGAAGCGGTTAAGAAGCTTCTTCAAGACATCGATGTGGAGAAAGAATTAGAGCAATTGAAGGAAGAATTACGCACTGCTCAAGGGCAGCGCCGTAACCGTGCAATTAAACGGCTTGAAGTTGTTGAAGCATTCCGTAACTCCGGCAACAAACCGGATTGGATGATTCTTGACGTGCTTCCTGTTATTCCTCCGGAGCTTCGTCCGATGGTTCAGCTCGATGGAGGACGTTTCGCTACGTCTGACCTTAATGATCTGTATCGTCGTGTTATTAATCGGAATAATCGTCTGAAGCGTCTACTAGATTTGGGTGCTCCTGATATTATCGTGCAAAATGAAAAACGGATGCTGCAGGAAGCGGTTGATGCTTTGATCGATAACGGTCGTCGCGGTCGTCCTGTAACAGGTCCTGGTAATCGTCCGCTTAAATCTCTAAGCCACATGCTTAAAGGTAAGCAAGGACGTTTCCGTCAGAACTTGCTAGGTAAACGGGTTGACTACTCTGGTCGTTCGGTTATCGTTGTAGGTCCAAATCTAAAAATGTTCCAGTGCGGTCTTCCGAAGGAAATGGCACTTGAATTGTTCAAGCCTTTCGTTATGAAAGAGCTTGTAAATAAAGGCTTAGCACATAATATTAAAAGTGCGAAGCGCAAGGTTGAACGCGTAAGCCCAGAGGTATGGGATGTACTTGAGGAAGTTATTAAAGAACATCCAGTATTGCTGAACCGTGCCCCGACGCTTCACAGACTAGGTATTCAAGCATTTGAGCCTATTTTGGTTGAAGGCCGCGCGATTAAGCTTCATCCGCTCGTATGTACAGCATATAATGCTGACTTCGATGGTGACCAAATGGCGGTACACGTTCCGTTGTCTGCGGAAGCACAAGCTGAAGCTCGTTTGCTTATGCTTGCATCAGGCAACATCCTTAACCCGAAAGACGGCAAGCCAGTCGTTACTCCTTCACAGGATATGGTTCTAGGAAGCTTCTACTTGACGATGGATAACAAAGAGGCTAAAGGTAGTGGTTCTGTATTCGGCACCATTAACGAAGCAATCTCTGCTTATCAACGTGGTATTGTTTCCTTGCACGCTAGAATATTCATTCCAGTGCGTGTGCTTAAGAAAGTTAATTTTACCGAGCAGCAGCAAGCATCGTTACTCGTTACTACAGTTGGTAAAGTAATCTTCAACGAAATTTTCCCAGAGGATTTCCCTTATATCAACGAGGCAACGAAAACGAACCTATTGCAAGGTACACCTGATAAATACTTTGTATACGAAAAAGGCGCCGATCTTCCGAAGTTTTTGGACGCGATCGAAACGCCAGGCGCTGTAGGTAAGGATTATCTCGCATTAGTTATTGCGGAATGTTTCCGTCAATACCACACTACGCTTACTGCGATGCTTCTTGACCGCATTAAACAGCTTGGTTTCACTTACTCGACTAAGGCTGGTATTACGATCGGCGTGTCCGACGTTATCATCCCGAAAGAGAAAGACGAAATCATGAAGCGCTCCGATGATAAGGTTGCTACCGTTATGAATCAATACCGTCGTGGTTTGATTACAAACGAAGAGCGCTATGACCGAATTATCACGATTTGGGGTAAATGTAAAGACGAGATCACCGAGGTTCTTATGAAATCGATGGATCGTTATAACAACATCATGCTTATGGTGGACTCCAAGGCACGGGGTAACAAATCTCAAATTACTCAGCTTGGCGGTATGCGTGGTCTGATGGCCAATCCATCCGGTCGTATCATTGAGTTGCCAATTAAATCAAACTTCCGCGAAGGTCTGACCGTACTCGAGTACTTTATCTCGACTCACGGAGCGCGAAAAGGTTTGGCGGATACTGCACTTCGGACAGCCGATTCCGGTTACTTGACTCGTCGACTCGTTGACGTTGCACAAGACGTAATCGTGCGTGAAGATGACTGTGGCACGGACAAAGGCTTCTCCGTAAGCAAAATTCAAGATGGTAAAGAGGTTATTGAAGACCTTTATGACCGTATTGAAGGACGTTATGCGTTTGAAACCGTTCGTAATCCAAAAACAGGCGAAATTATCGTTAATCGCAGCGAGCTTATTGATTCTAATAAAGCCGATGCCATTATTGATGCTGGCGTTGAAAAACTGCAAATTCGTTCCGTACTGAGCTGCCGTGCGCGTCATGGCGTATGTAAGATCTGTTACGGCCGCAACCTTGCAACTGGTAAGCACGTTGAGATTGGTGAAGCGGTAGGTATTATCGCGGCTCAATCGATCGGAGAGCCAGGAACACAGCTGACGATGCGTACGTTCCATACGGGTGGCGTAGCCGGCGATGATATTACACAAGGTTTGCCGCGTATCCAAGAGTTGTTTGAGGCGCGTAATCCGAAAGGTCAAGCGATCATTTCTGAGCTTGACGGTGTAATTAAAGAAATCCGTGAAGCTAAGGACCGTCGTGAAATCGAAGTTCAAGGCGAAGCGGAATCCAAAGTGTATGCCGTTACTTATGGCTCGCGTATTCGTGTAACCCAAGGCCAACAAATCGAAGCCGGCGATGAGCTGACTGACGGTTCTATTGACCCTAAAGACATGCTGCGCATCAAAGGTATCCGCGGAGTTCAGAACTATATTTTGCAAGAAGTACAGCGCGTTTATCGGAACCAAGGGGTAGAAATCAATGACAAGCACGTTGAGGTCATGATTAAACAAATGCTCCGTAAAATCCGTATCGTAGACGCTGGCGGTACGACTCTGCTTCCTGGTGCGTTTGTTGATATTCATGAATATGAATCACAAAACCGCGCTGCGATTTTTGCAGATCTCGAGCCTGCCGTTGCAAAACCAGTTCTACTCGGTATTACGAAGGCATCGCTTGAAACAGATTCCTTCTTGTCAGCAGCTTCTTTCCAAGAAACAACTCGCGTATTGACTGATGCGGCTATTAAAGGCAAAGTTGACCAGTTGCTTGGACTCAAAGAAAATGTTATCATAGGTAAGTTGATTCCAGCTGGTACTGGAATGGCGCGCTATCGTAACATTCGACTTGCTGGTCTAGAAGATGAAGCTATTACTAAAGTTGAAGGCGAATTAGAGACCGAAGCTGTAACTGTCGACTAA
- the rpoB gene encoding DNA-directed RNA polymerase subunit beta, producing MAGQLVQYGRRARRSYARINEVLEVPNLIEIQQKSYEKFLDSDLIELFQDISPISDFTGNLSLEFIDYSLGEPKYSVDESKERDVTYAAPLRVKVRLFNKETGEVKEQEVFMGDFPLMTDTGTFIINGAERVIVSQLVRSPSVYFSTKVDKNGKKNYTATVIPNRGAWLELETDAKDIIYVRIDRTRKIPVTVLLRSLGFGTDAEILELLGHDEYIRNTLDKDNTDSTEKALIEIYERLRPGEPPTLDNAKSLLVARFFDPKRYDLANVGRYKINKKLHIKNRLFNQRLAENLIDPTTGEIIAEAGQMIDRRLLDEILEKLEKDVGFKTYHVANGVLDADSIPLQTISVFSPYDETKVIKVIANGTIDKSVKHITPADIISSINYFINLLHGVGSTDDIDHLGNRRLRSVGELLQNQFRIGLSRMERVVRERMSIQDANAITPQALINIRPVIASIKEFFGSSQLSQFMDQTNPLAELTHKRRLSALGPGGLTRERAGFEVRDVHHSHYGRMCPIETPEGPNIGLINSLSSFARINEYGFIEAPYRWVDPKTGIVTEQIAYLTADEEDNYVIAQANAMLTPEDKFAEENTIVRYNKQADNILTMPSDRVDYMDVSPKQVVSVATALIPFLENDDSNRALMGSNMQRQAVPLLIPRSPLVGTGMEHKAAKDSGVCIVAKYDGIIERASANEILLRRVEQIDGKPVAGDLIKHKLHKFMRSNQGTCINQRPLVRKGDVIKKGDILADGPSTEMGELALGRNVVVAFMTWEGYNYEDAILLSEKLVKEDVYTSIHIEEYESEARDTKLGPEEITRDIPNVGEEALRNLDERGIIRVGAEIGAGDILVGKVTPKGVTELTAEERLLHAIFGEKAREVRDTSLRVPHGTDGIVVDVKVFTRENGDELPPGVNQLVRAYIAQKRKISEGDKMAGRHGNKGVIARIMPEEDMPFLPDGTPVEVVLNPLGVPSRMNIGQALEVHLGMACKHLGIHAATPVFDGARENDVFDTMEEAGMQRNGKTVLYDGRTGENFEREVTVGVMYMIKLAHMVDDKIHARSTGPYSLVTQQPLGGKAQFGGQRFGEMEVWALEAYGAAYTLQEILTVKSDDVVGRVKTYESIVKGENVPEPGVPESFKVLIKELQSLGMDVKILSENEEEIEMKEMDDEDEATGDKLNLNIEGAEISAAE from the coding sequence TTGGCAGGACAACTTGTTCAGTATGGTCGGCGCGCGCGAAGAAGCTACGCCAGGATCAACGAGGTGCTGGAAGTCCCGAACCTGATTGAAATCCAACAAAAATCGTATGAGAAGTTTTTGGACAGTGACTTAATTGAATTGTTCCAAGACATTTCTCCGATTTCGGACTTTACGGGCAATCTATCGCTTGAGTTTATCGACTATAGCTTAGGTGAACCGAAATATTCGGTCGATGAATCTAAAGAGCGCGACGTGACGTATGCAGCTCCTTTACGTGTTAAGGTACGTCTTTTTAACAAAGAAACCGGCGAAGTAAAGGAACAAGAAGTTTTCATGGGTGATTTCCCGCTTATGACAGACACCGGAACGTTTATTATTAACGGAGCCGAGCGTGTCATAGTCAGCCAATTGGTTCGATCCCCGAGTGTGTACTTCAGCACGAAGGTCGATAAGAACGGGAAGAAAAACTACACGGCGACGGTTATTCCTAACCGCGGCGCGTGGCTAGAGCTTGAAACGGATGCTAAAGATATCATCTACGTGCGTATTGATCGGACTCGTAAAATACCGGTAACGGTGCTTTTGCGTTCGCTTGGATTCGGTACGGATGCTGAGATTCTTGAGCTGCTTGGCCATGACGAGTATATTCGCAACACATTAGACAAGGACAATACGGATTCAACTGAGAAAGCGCTGATTGAAATTTATGAGCGTCTTCGTCCAGGTGAACCGCCGACTTTGGATAATGCGAAGAGCTTGCTGGTCGCTCGTTTCTTTGATCCAAAACGTTATGATTTGGCCAACGTAGGCCGATACAAAATAAATAAAAAACTCCACATCAAGAATCGGTTGTTCAACCAACGACTGGCGGAAAATTTAATTGATCCTACCACTGGCGAAATCATCGCTGAAGCCGGACAAATGATTGACCGTCGTTTGCTTGATGAAATCCTCGAAAAACTCGAGAAGGATGTTGGCTTCAAAACTTATCACGTGGCTAACGGCGTATTGGATGCTGATAGTATTCCACTACAAACGATAAGTGTATTCTCTCCATATGATGAAACCAAGGTTATTAAAGTAATTGCTAATGGCACGATTGATAAATCCGTTAAGCACATCACGCCTGCGGATATTATTTCTTCCATTAACTACTTTATCAACTTGCTTCATGGTGTAGGCAGCACGGATGATATCGATCATCTCGGTAACCGTCGTCTGCGTTCAGTAGGAGAGCTGCTTCAAAATCAATTCCGTATCGGTTTGTCTCGGATGGAGCGCGTTGTACGCGAGAGAATGTCCATTCAAGATGCGAATGCAATTACGCCACAAGCGTTGATTAACATTCGACCGGTTATTGCTTCAATAAAAGAGTTTTTCGGATCCTCGCAGCTTTCCCAGTTTATGGACCAAACGAATCCGCTTGCTGAGCTGACGCATAAGCGTCGTCTATCCGCACTCGGGCCCGGTGGTTTGACTCGGGAACGCGCTGGCTTTGAAGTTCGTGACGTCCATCACTCCCACTATGGGCGGATGTGTCCGATCGAGACGCCAGAGGGACCAAACATCGGTTTGATCAACTCCTTGTCTTCGTTTGCTCGTATTAATGAGTATGGCTTCATTGAAGCTCCGTACCGTTGGGTAGATCCGAAGACTGGAATTGTAACAGAACAAATCGCGTACTTGACTGCTGATGAGGAAGATAACTATGTCATTGCGCAAGCAAATGCTATGTTGACCCCTGAGGATAAATTCGCAGAAGAAAATACGATTGTTCGTTACAACAAACAAGCTGATAACATTTTGACTATGCCAAGCGATCGCGTTGATTATATGGACGTATCTCCGAAACAGGTAGTATCTGTTGCGACAGCGTTAATTCCATTCTTGGAAAACGATGACTCCAACCGTGCCCTAATGGGATCGAACATGCAGCGTCAAGCAGTGCCGCTTCTTATTCCTAGATCGCCGCTTGTTGGAACTGGAATGGAGCATAAAGCAGCAAAAGATTCCGGAGTTTGTATCGTTGCGAAGTATGACGGTATAATCGAGCGCGCTTCTGCTAATGAAATCTTGCTGCGTCGCGTTGAACAAATTGATGGCAAGCCAGTTGCTGGCGATTTGATAAAGCATAAGCTGCACAAGTTTATGCGTTCCAACCAAGGAACGTGCATCAACCAACGTCCACTTGTACGTAAAGGTGATGTTATTAAGAAAGGTGATATTCTTGCAGATGGTCCTTCCACTGAAATGGGCGAATTGGCTCTTGGGCGCAACGTAGTCGTTGCATTCATGACGTGGGAAGGCTACAACTATGAGGATGCGATCCTGCTTAGTGAGAAGCTTGTGAAAGAAGATGTTTATACATCCATTCACATCGAAGAATACGAGTCAGAAGCTCGTGATACGAAGCTTGGACCTGAAGAAATCACTCGTGACATTCCGAATGTCGGCGAAGAGGCTCTTCGTAATCTAGATGAGCGCGGTATCATTCGTGTTGGTGCTGAAATTGGCGCTGGCGACATCCTTGTTGGTAAAGTAACACCTAAAGGTGTGACGGAGTTGACAGCGGAAGAAAGATTGCTTCATGCGATCTTCGGTGAGAAGGCTCGTGAAGTTCGTGATACATCGCTGCGTGTACCGCATGGTACCGATGGTATCGTAGTGGATGTTAAAGTATTTACACGTGAGAACGGCGACGAGTTGCCGCCTGGAGTTAACCAATTGGTTCGTGCTTATATTGCTCAAAAACGGAAAATTTCCGAAGGCGACAAAATGGCCGGCCGTCATGGTAACAAAGGGGTTATCGCCCGTATCATGCCTGAAGAAGATATGCCGTTCCTGCCTGATGGTACACCGGTTGAGGTTGTACTTAACCCGCTGGGCGTTCCTTCACGGATGAACATTGGTCAAGCGCTTGAGGTTCACCTCGGCATGGCCTGTAAACATCTTGGCATTCACGCTGCAACGCCAGTATTTGACGGCGCTCGCGAGAATGACGTTTTCGATACAATGGAAGAAGCTGGCATGCAGCGTAACGGTAAAACCGTACTGTATGATGGACGGACAGGCGAGAACTTCGAGCGTGAGGTTACAGTTGGTGTCATGTATATGATCAAGCTGGCGCACATGGTCGATGATAAAATCCATGCCCGTTCCACTGGTCCTTACTCACTTGTTACACAGCAGCCGCTCGGTGGTAAAGCACAGTTCGGTGGTCAACGTTTCGGGGAGATGGAAGTATGGGCGCTTGAGGCATATGGCGCTGCGTACACGCTTCAAGAAATTTTGACAGTTAAATCCGATGACGTTGTTGGTCGTGTGAAAACATACGAATCTATCGTCAAGGGCGAAAACGTTCCAGAGCCTGGTGTTCCGGAATCGTTTAAAGTTTTGATCAAAGAGCTTCAAAGCTTAGGTATGGATGTTAAAATTCTATCTGAGAATGAAGAAGAGATCGAAATGAAGGAAATGGACGATGAAGACGAGGCAACGGGTGACAAGCTCAACCTCAATATAGAAGGTGCTGAGATCAGCGCTGCTGAATAA
- a CDS encoding class I SAM-dependent methyltransferase translates to MMSNHYYSQSPDVKHNRQVHEVSLRDFSFKLMTDAGVFSKSGVDYGSRVLIDALELDANAKVLDVGCGYGPIGLTAAKLAENGQVTMIDINERAVELSRENAKLNQLSNVTVLQSDLFQAVKHLKYDAIVTNPPIRAGKAVVHQIFEEGYELLEDGGSMWVVIQKKQGAPSAKVKLESLFDEVEEVTKDKGYRIFRAVKG, encoded by the coding sequence ATGATGTCGAATCACTATTACTCACAGAGCCCAGATGTGAAGCATAATCGTCAAGTTCATGAAGTGTCTCTTCGAGACTTTTCTTTTAAATTAATGACGGATGCTGGCGTATTCTCAAAGTCGGGTGTCGATTATGGGAGCCGAGTATTAATTGATGCATTAGAACTGGACGCTAATGCAAAGGTGCTGGATGTTGGTTGTGGTTACGGGCCAATTGGTCTGACAGCAGCGAAGCTTGCTGAGAATGGGCAAGTAACAATGATTGATATTAATGAAAGAGCAGTGGAGTTATCGCGTGAGAATGCAAAGCTCAATCAACTGTCCAATGTAACTGTTTTGCAGAGTGATCTGTTCCAAGCGGTTAAGCATCTGAAATATGATGCCATCGTAACGAACCCTCCTATTCGGGCGGGTAAAGCGGTTGTTCATCAGATATTTGAAGAAGGCTATGAATTGCTCGAGGATGGCGGCAGCATGTGGGTTGTCATTCAGAAGAAGCAAGGAGCGCCTTCGGCGAAAGTGAAACTAGAGTCTTTGTTTGATGAAGTAGAGGAAGTGACGAAGGACAAGGGCTATCGAATTTTTCGAGCTGTAAAAGGCTAG
- the rplL gene encoding 50S ribosomal protein L7/L12, translated as MSKDQILEAIKVMNVLELNDLVKAIEEEFGVTAAAPVAAAGAGAAVAAEQTEFDVILNGAGASKINVIKVVREITGLGLKEAKDLVDSAPKAVKEKVSKEDAEAVAAKLSEAGASVEVK; from the coding sequence ATGTCTAAAGATCAAATCTTAGAAGCGATTAAAGTAATGAACGTTCTTGAACTGAACGATCTTGTTAAAGCAATTGAAGAAGAATTCGGCGTAACTGCAGCAGCTCCAGTAGCAGCAGCAGGTGCTGGCGCAGCTGTTGCAGCTGAGCAAACTGAATTCGACGTAATTCTTAACGGTGCTGGCGCATCGAAAATCAACGTAATCAAAGTTGTTCGCGAAATTACAGGTCTTGGCCTGAAAGAAGCGAAAGACTTGGTTGACAGCGCTCCTAAAGCTGTTAAAGAAAAAGTTTCTAAAGAAGATGCAGAAGCAGTTGCAGCTAAGCTTTCCGAAGCTGGCGCTTCCGTAGAAGTTAAATAG
- the rplJ gene encoding 50S ribosomal protein L10, with translation MANANIIQEKQEAVAVIAAKIAASSSTVVADYRGLNVAQVTELRKQLREAGIEFQVLKNSLVRRATEGTDYVELNNILTGPTAIAFGTEDAIAPAKILNDFAKKNEALKLKGGIVEGKVVSEEEIKALAELPSREGLLSMLLSVLQAPMRNFALAVKAVGEKQEAQA, from the coding sequence TTGGCTAACGCAAATATCATCCAAGAGAAACAAGAGGCAGTTGCCGTAATCGCGGCAAAGATCGCTGCTAGCTCCAGCACAGTAGTAGCTGATTATCGTGGATTGAACGTTGCGCAAGTAACTGAACTTCGGAAACAACTTCGTGAAGCAGGGATCGAATTCCAAGTTCTTAAAAACTCGCTCGTTCGTCGTGCAACTGAAGGTACGGATTATGTAGAATTGAACAATATTCTTACAGGTCCTACAGCCATTGCATTCGGTACAGAAGACGCTATTGCTCCAGCAAAAATTTTGAACGATTTCGCTAAGAAAAATGAAGCTTTGAAACTTAAAGGCGGCATTGTTGAAGGTAAAGTCGTATCAGAAGAAGAAATCAAAGCTCTTGCGGAACTTCCGTCCCGCGAAGGTTTGCTTTCTATGCTACTCAGCGTATTGCAAGCTCCAATGCGCAACTTCGCGCTTGCGGTTAAAGCAGTCGGCGAGAAACAAGAAGCACAAGCTTAA
- the rplA gene encoding 50S ribosomal protein L1, translating into MAKQGKKYLEAAKLIDSEATYEPSEAIELVKKAATAKFDESVEVAVRLGVDPRKQDQAVRGVVVLPHGTGKTKRVLVFAKGEKVKEAEAAGADFVGDADMINKIQQGWFEFDVCVATPDMMAEVGKLGRILGGKGLMPNPKAGTVTFDVAKAVQEIKAGKIEYRLDKAGQIHAPIGKVSFDAEKLNENLKALIDALNRAKPAAAKGIYLKNIAVSSTMGPGARVSTAVYR; encoded by the coding sequence ATGGCTAAACAAGGTAAAAAATATTTAGAAGCTGCTAAGCTTATTGACAGCGAAGCAACTTACGAGCCTTCAGAAGCGATCGAGCTTGTGAAAAAGGCAGCTACAGCTAAATTTGACGAATCCGTTGAAGTAGCAGTACGTTTGGGTGTAGACCCGCGTAAACAAGATCAAGCTGTTCGTGGTGTAGTTGTACTGCCACACGGTACAGGTAAAACAAAACGCGTTCTCGTTTTCGCAAAAGGCGAAAAAGTGAAAGAAGCGGAAGCTGCGGGTGCTGACTTTGTTGGCGATGCAGATATGATCAACAAAATCCAACAAGGCTGGTTCGAATTCGACGTTTGCGTAGCAACGCCGGACATGATGGCTGAAGTTGGTAAACTTGGACGTATCCTCGGTGGTAAAGGTTTGATGCCTAACCCTAAAGCAGGAACAGTAACGTTTGACGTTGCTAAAGCCGTTCAAGAAATTAAAGCCGGTAAGATTGAATACCGTCTTGATAAAGCAGGTCAAATCCATGCTCCTATCGGTAAAGTATCTTTTGATGCTGAGAAACTCAACGAGAACCTCAAAGCATTGATCGACGCGCTTAACCGCGCTAAGCCAGCAGCAGCAAAAGGTATTTACCTGAAAAACATCGCCGTTTCTTCGACAATGGGCCCTGGCGCTCGTGTTTCCACAGCGGTATATCGCTAA
- the rplK gene encoding 50S ribosomal protein L11 has translation MAKKVIKLVKLQVPAGKANPAPPIGPALGQAGVNIMAFCKEFNARTADQAGLIIPVVITVFEDRSFTFETKTPPAAVLLRVAAGIEKGSGEPNKKKVATVKRDKVREIAEQKMPDLNAASVEAAMRMVEGTARSMGVTIVD, from the coding sequence ATGGCAAAAAAGGTCATCAAATTGGTCAAATTGCAAGTTCCTGCTGGTAAAGCAAACCCAGCGCCGCCGATCGGTCCAGCACTAGGTCAAGCAGGCGTTAACATTATGGCGTTTTGTAAAGAGTTTAACGCTCGTACAGCAGATCAAGCAGGCTTGATTATTCCAGTCGTTATTACAGTATTCGAAGACCGTTCCTTTACATTCGAAACTAAAACGCCGCCGGCAGCAGTATTGCTACGCGTTGCAGCTGGAATTGAAAAGGGTTCAGGCGAGCCTAACAAGAAAAAGGTCGCTACTGTAAAACGTGACAAAGTTCGCGAAATCGCTGAGCAAAAAATGCCCGATCTAAACGCAGCTTCAGTTGAAGCAGCAATGCGTATGGTTGAAGGTACTGCTCGCAGCATGGGCGTAACTATTGTTGACTAA